A DNA window from Porphyromonas gingivalis ATCC 33277 contains the following coding sequences:
- a CDS encoding alpha-2-macroglobulin family protein — translation MNAQNPYATLEKELEQYRQERRPRKVAETLKKIRVMAESRRDVPMLLHSMFLYDDPENDINDYPEEPLMNDLDKLMQASWLRPVDRAMILFMRLRMYVRYGQFGPAYMMGAVHGDPKDNRLSLWSEKQFEDAFLRDFDAFLSYRKALLQARTEDFRPLFESQPKKCAAPPRSLYQSCISVLALAVGSSSEADGKISHALEQELRQAASYLSDRRERLEMETDRLDYEKRRRKLDDAASYRRMDELIAAYSDLPDVIGMVDRRVNAYCDEEEYVSALDLCNSYLSKYPEAPRINLLKSSRASRILASFVKCDYPLRLHTRLPKSMRIASRNVGSVLISLYWLDMNGSQAADIRQEDLHLYAKGTPFWTESIRTQGWADMKMDSIRCTLPDLPKGVYLVKASAEQCVLEKTKPVPQYSLLHVSDLFFLAQQAMPGVQVLDALTGKPVEGASVDASMRYSIDRSVHTLSPTDRYGRINLRKSYNRFFPYTDGDRSYPVVSAYTYKQDQVDLSKKNERKYIVSTDRAIYRPGQKVHFFGQCDRIGYAVEDARAIGGSEVEVVLEDANSKEIGRLLCQADEMGRFSGSFDLPTGILNGLFGLRVGGDTYPFSVEEYKRPTFEVGLRSPDAAYAMGDTLRIRGEAKTFTGIGMRGATVNYRLSLTPYTRRWWGRPVADRVVQTGEAVVDESGYFVIPVSLSRPEGREDYSYCLYTLSADVTAPGGETQTAVLRIPVGKEPKRVDVEVGKYIRANEDNWLATSLPDLTFTLTNTSGQTVEGSIAYFLCDADNERIGRLYTAASGVVTPAPAEWGKLPSGQYRLRFGESGGEDSDFVTKDVYLFRPKDRQLSNPSQGLWTYVAEEKYDSHRPARILVGAAPKDADAQELYLFYDLTQAGRFIERKMIACRPGEIIEIVPTLSAAPLPESMNVSLYYVYGGRLYSRSIDLERRLPKREIKMSWSTFRDKLRPGEKETWKLRLADAEGKPLSHTMMAAWMYDAALDKIVHGSVFSSRFFSFADSPASLVRLSFPNSGYRVSGSVEDSYVQVGFKHPVFKTPQLCLWSATGYRYVSSDYYYDGPMIFVGYGVPEAKSVDAFPMEEKAARADAVNEAEPESKESGIQESSVRTNFAETAFFEPALLTDERGEVSWSFTLPETLTRWHLLLFAHTKDMRLGMKDESVEVRKDFMLTPNLPRFLRMGDKGTASASIRNESETMQQGFVRMELFDPATDKLLGGERLPFSVEAGGTVTVSFPLDPVSGYDALGVRLLAESQDFSDGEQHSIVQLPATERVVETIPLILYGGQSQTVDLDSLFPHRSGRPAMGTMALQVVSNPLWVAVQALPVMTDVHEEDAVSVASALYANSIAAALVSGRLLHTPALGESLRHYLAQPLDTLALQKSPLSSDELPWRAEMLAEQNSRQRLQALVASDRLTWTEQMLTDKLKRLQKSDGSWAWHPEMSSNDYLTDYVMTMLVRLSALTAAPEHKEFQAVKRMGWNALDDAASRLMDRMKEYEKKTKSKYKILPERALNYLYLLTIDSRNPSSRGHAARMYFLDILGRSLPHISILDMPRAAIVLHGVGRKALADDFLRSIREHIIRTPDQGAHFALSSGGYYWCDRRYGMQTDAIEAFARIGTSQDSSRIEGLQMWLLNQKRTQLWPSLPASSDAVYALLLGVGKDRMVEATVSVRAPVPALSGTFAGAGESRIVTVEDLPQGKLSAELARSGKGFAWASFLAEYDAPAADLVATGNGLSVEKHLFSEQVIDGKLTLVPLREGDRLEVGKRLVTQLTITLDRDMDFIVLTDKRTAAVEPIGQLSGYDYAAGTFYYREIKDSSTRFYFDRLVRGSYKLQYSTVVVRSGAYASGIATVSSAYAPEFTGHTDGGRQLQTVPVANTQ, via the coding sequence ATGAATGCACAGAATCCTTATGCGACCTTGGAGAAGGAGCTGGAACAATACCGTCAGGAACGCCGTCCGCGCAAGGTGGCCGAGACGCTGAAGAAGATCAGGGTGATGGCCGAATCTCGCCGTGATGTCCCCATGCTCCTGCACAGCATGTTCCTCTATGACGATCCGGAGAACGACATCAATGACTATCCCGAGGAGCCGTTGATGAACGACCTCGACAAACTCATGCAGGCCTCGTGGCTCAGGCCTGTGGATCGGGCCATGATTCTCTTCATGCGACTGAGAATGTACGTCCGATACGGACAGTTCGGACCTGCGTATATGATGGGTGCAGTCCATGGCGATCCGAAAGACAATCGTCTGAGCCTATGGAGCGAAAAACAGTTCGAAGACGCTTTCCTGCGAGATTTCGATGCATTTCTCTCCTATCGCAAAGCCCTTCTGCAAGCCCGAACGGAGGACTTCCGTCCTTTGTTCGAATCTCAACCGAAAAAATGTGCTGCACCTCCCCGTTCACTCTATCAGAGCTGTATATCCGTCCTTGCCCTTGCTGTCGGTAGCAGTTCGGAAGCTGACGGAAAGATTTCGCATGCTCTCGAACAGGAACTGCGCCAAGCAGCATCTTATCTCTCTGACAGACGTGAGCGGCTCGAGATGGAGACCGACCGATTGGACTATGAGAAGCGGCGTCGAAAGCTCGATGATGCAGCTTCCTATCGTCGGATGGACGAGCTGATAGCAGCGTATTCGGATCTCCCCGATGTAATCGGTATGGTGGACAGACGAGTGAATGCCTATTGTGATGAAGAGGAGTATGTATCTGCTCTCGACCTGTGCAACAGCTATCTGTCCAAGTATCCGGAGGCTCCTCGTATCAACCTGCTGAAAAGCTCTCGGGCTTCGCGCATTTTGGCTTCTTTCGTCAAGTGCGACTATCCCCTCCGGCTACATACACGCCTCCCGAAGAGCATGCGGATCGCATCGCGCAATGTCGGCTCCGTCCTCATCAGTCTGTACTGGCTGGATATGAATGGCTCGCAAGCTGCTGATATAAGGCAGGAGGATCTGCACTTGTATGCGAAAGGAACACCTTTTTGGACGGAAAGCATCCGGACACAGGGCTGGGCCGATATGAAAATGGATTCGATCCGCTGTACACTTCCGGATCTGCCCAAGGGGGTCTATCTGGTGAAAGCCTCGGCAGAGCAGTGTGTACTCGAAAAGACCAAGCCGGTGCCCCAATACAGTCTGCTCCATGTATCGGATCTCTTCTTCCTCGCTCAGCAGGCCATGCCGGGTGTGCAGGTACTCGATGCGCTGACGGGCAAGCCCGTGGAAGGCGCATCGGTGGATGCTTCCATGCGTTATTCTATAGACCGATCGGTTCATACCCTTTCTCCCACGGATCGGTACGGTCGGATCAATCTGCGGAAAAGCTACAACCGCTTCTTCCCCTATACCGACGGTGACCGCTCGTATCCCGTTGTTTCTGCCTATACCTACAAACAGGATCAGGTGGATCTTTCCAAGAAGAATGAGCGCAAGTATATCGTCTCCACGGATCGCGCCATCTATCGTCCGGGGCAGAAAGTTCATTTCTTCGGCCAGTGCGACCGGATAGGTTATGCCGTGGAGGACGCACGCGCCATCGGTGGATCGGAAGTTGAAGTCGTGCTGGAAGATGCTAACTCCAAGGAGATCGGTCGGCTGCTATGCCAGGCAGATGAGATGGGACGTTTCTCCGGTAGCTTCGACCTCCCGACAGGGATCTTGAATGGCCTGTTCGGACTACGAGTGGGGGGGGATACATATCCCTTTAGTGTGGAAGAGTACAAGCGGCCTACATTCGAAGTCGGCCTCCGGAGTCCCGACGCTGCATATGCTATGGGCGACACCCTCCGCATACGAGGTGAAGCCAAGACCTTTACCGGAATCGGTATGCGAGGAGCTACGGTGAACTATCGGCTGAGCCTGACCCCCTATACGCGTCGGTGGTGGGGCAGACCTGTGGCCGATAGGGTCGTACAGACCGGTGAGGCAGTGGTAGATGAATCGGGGTACTTCGTCATACCTGTTTCGCTGTCTCGGCCGGAAGGACGGGAAGACTATTCCTACTGCCTCTACACGCTATCGGCGGATGTGACCGCCCCCGGTGGCGAGACGCAGACCGCCGTACTCCGAATACCCGTGGGAAAAGAACCCAAGAGGGTGGACGTCGAAGTGGGTAAATACATTCGTGCCAACGAAGACAACTGGCTTGCCACCTCTCTGCCGGATCTGACATTCACCCTTACCAATACTTCCGGACAGACGGTGGAGGGATCCATCGCCTACTTCCTGTGCGATGCCGACAATGAACGTATCGGTCGGCTTTATACCGCAGCTTCAGGTGTGGTGACGCCTGCTCCGGCCGAATGGGGCAAGTTGCCTTCGGGACAGTACCGATTGCGTTTTGGCGAGAGTGGCGGAGAGGATTCCGACTTTGTTACGAAGGACGTTTATCTCTTCCGTCCGAAAGATCGTCAGTTGTCGAATCCCTCCCAAGGCCTTTGGACATATGTGGCGGAGGAGAAATACGACAGTCACCGCCCTGCCCGCATCCTGGTCGGTGCCGCTCCCAAGGATGCGGATGCTCAGGAGTTGTATCTGTTCTACGACCTGACTCAGGCAGGCCGATTCATCGAAAGGAAGATGATCGCTTGCCGGCCGGGTGAGATCATCGAGATAGTGCCGACGCTTTCGGCAGCTCCGTTGCCGGAGAGTATGAATGTTTCTCTCTATTATGTATATGGAGGGAGGCTGTATAGTCGAAGCATAGATCTGGAACGCAGACTGCCCAAGCGAGAGATAAAGATGTCGTGGAGTACTTTCCGCGACAAGCTCCGACCCGGTGAGAAAGAGACATGGAAGCTCCGTCTCGCCGATGCGGAGGGCAAACCGCTTTCCCACACCATGATGGCTGCTTGGATGTACGATGCTGCTCTTGATAAGATCGTGCATGGTTCTGTTTTCTCCTCCCGATTCTTCTCTTTTGCCGACTCTCCGGCTTCTTTGGTTAGGTTGTCTTTCCCGAATAGCGGGTATCGAGTGTCGGGGTCTGTGGAGGATTCTTACGTGCAAGTCGGGTTCAAACACCCTGTTTTCAAAACTCCCCAACTCTGTCTCTGGTCTGCTACCGGTTATAGATATGTGTCTTCGGATTATTATTATGATGGACCGATGATATTTGTGGGATATGGAGTTCCGGAAGCCAAATCGGTCGATGCTTTCCCGATGGAAGAGAAAGCTGCTCGGGCAGATGCGGTAAATGAAGCAGAACCCGAATCGAAGGAATCCGGGATTCAAGAATCCTCCGTGCGTACCAATTTCGCTGAGACTGCATTCTTCGAGCCGGCATTGCTGACCGATGAACGAGGCGAAGTTTCTTGGTCTTTCACTCTGCCCGAGACACTGACGCGCTGGCACCTGCTCCTCTTTGCACATACGAAGGATATGCGGTTGGGCATGAAAGACGAAAGCGTGGAGGTGCGGAAAGACTTTATGCTTACACCCAATTTGCCACGATTCCTGAGAATGGGAGACAAGGGTACGGCTTCGGCTTCGATTCGGAACGAGAGCGAGACGATGCAGCAGGGCTTCGTCCGTATGGAACTGTTCGACCCTGCTACCGACAAGCTATTGGGCGGCGAGAGGCTTCCGTTCTCGGTGGAAGCCGGTGGTACGGTTACGGTGTCGTTTCCGCTCGATCCTGTCTCCGGATATGATGCTCTGGGTGTACGTTTGTTAGCCGAAAGCCAAGACTTCAGCGATGGAGAGCAGCACTCGATCGTGCAACTGCCGGCTACGGAGCGAGTGGTGGAGACCATACCGTTGATTCTCTACGGCGGACAGTCTCAAACGGTGGATCTGGATAGTCTATTTCCCCATCGCAGCGGCAGACCGGCTATGGGTACAATGGCTCTTCAGGTGGTGAGCAATCCGCTTTGGGTGGCCGTACAGGCCTTGCCCGTGATGACTGATGTACACGAGGAAGATGCCGTTTCGGTGGCTTCGGCTCTTTATGCCAATAGTATTGCTGCTGCCCTTGTTTCGGGTCGCTTGCTGCATACTCCTGCTTTGGGTGAGAGTTTGCGGCACTACTTGGCGCAGCCCTTGGATACACTCGCTTTACAAAAATCGCCCTTGTCCTCGGACGAATTGCCTTGGCGCGCGGAGATGCTGGCCGAACAGAACAGTCGTCAGCGTTTGCAGGCTCTCGTGGCTTCGGATCGTCTGACATGGACGGAGCAGATGCTGACTGACAAACTGAAAAGGCTGCAAAAGTCTGACGGTTCGTGGGCTTGGCATCCTGAGATGTCTTCCAACGATTATCTGACGGACTATGTGATGACGATGCTGGTACGTCTCTCCGCTCTTACCGCTGCACCGGAGCATAAGGAGTTTCAGGCGGTGAAGCGTATGGGGTGGAATGCTCTCGATGATGCTGCCTCACGACTGATGGATAGAATGAAGGAATACGAAAAGAAAACCAAGAGTAAGTACAAAATACTGCCGGAACGAGCACTCAACTATCTCTATCTGCTTACGATCGACAGTCGCAACCCAAGCTCTCGTGGCCATGCTGCCCGCATGTATTTCCTCGATATTCTCGGCCGATCCCTTCCGCATATCTCCATTTTGGATATGCCGCGAGCTGCCATCGTACTCCACGGTGTAGGGCGTAAGGCACTGGCCGATGATTTCCTCCGTTCTATCCGTGAGCATATCATCCGCACACCGGATCAGGGTGCGCACTTTGCGCTGTCTTCAGGCGGATATTATTGGTGCGACCGTCGCTATGGTATGCAGACGGACGCGATCGAGGCCTTCGCTCGTATCGGTACGTCTCAGGACAGCTCTCGTATCGAAGGCTTGCAGATGTGGCTCCTCAATCAGAAAAGAACTCAGCTTTGGCCGAGTCTGCCGGCTTCTTCCGATGCGGTATATGCTCTCTTGTTAGGTGTAGGAAAAGATCGAATGGTAGAAGCCACTGTGTCTGTCCGGGCTCCTGTACCTGCCTTGTCAGGTACATTTGCCGGTGCAGGCGAAAGTCGGATCGTTACGGTGGAAGATCTTCCGCAAGGCAAACTAAGTGCAGAGCTTGCTCGTTCCGGAAAAGGATTTGCTTGGGCTTCCTTCTTGGCGGAATACGATGCGCCGGCGGCGGATCTCGTAGCTACGGGTAATGGCTTGTCGGTAGAGAAGCATCTTTTCTCCGAGCAGGTGATAGATGGCAAGCTAACGCTCGTACCTCTCCGAGAGGGCGATCGGCTGGAAGTCGGTAAACGGCTCGTGACGCAACTGACCATTACGCTCGATCGCGATATGGACTTCATTGTCCTGACGGACAAGCGAACGGCTGCGGTGGAACCTATCGGCCAACTTTCGGGTTATGATTATGCAGCCGGAACGTTCTACTACAGAGAAATAAAGGATAGCAGCACGCGTTTCTATTTCGATCGTCTGGTAAGAGGATCCTACAAGCTTCAATACTCCACCGTTGTGGTTCGTTCGGGAGCTTATGCCTCAGGTATCGCTACCGTGAGCAGTGCCTATGCACCGGAGTTTACTGGTCATACCGATGGCGGCAGACAGCTGCAAACAGTTCCGGTCGCAAATACTCAATAA
- a CDS encoding 2-dehydropantoate 2-reductase codes for MNQQPIKIAVFGLGGVGGYYGAMLALRAAATDGLLEVSWIARGAHLEAIRAAGGLRVVTPSRDFLARPTCVTDNPAEVGTVDYILFCTKDYDMERGVAEIRPMIGQNTKILPLLNGADIAERMRTYLPDTVVWKGCVYISARKSAPGLITLEADRELFYFGSGLPEQTDDEVRLAELLTAAGIRAYNPTDIDWYIMKKFMMISVTATATAYFDKPIGSILTEHEPELLSLLEEVAELFRAKYGQVPDDVVQQLLDKQRKMPPESTSSMHSDFLRGGSTEVETLTGYVVREAEALRVDLPMYKRMYRELVSRTAN; via the coding sequence ATGAACCAACAACCAATCAAAATCGCCGTATTCGGACTCGGTGGAGTAGGTGGCTACTACGGAGCCATGCTTGCTCTCCGCGCAGCTGCGACGGACGGCCTCCTCGAAGTTTCTTGGATAGCGCGCGGAGCACATTTGGAAGCCATCCGCGCGGCAGGAGGTCTACGAGTGGTCACTCCCTCACGAGATTTCCTTGCTCGTCCTACCTGTGTCACGGATAATCCTGCCGAAGTCGGCACAGTCGATTATATCCTCTTTTGTACCAAGGACTATGACATGGAGAGGGGAGTAGCAGAAATTCGTCCGATGATCGGGCAGAACACGAAGATCCTGCCCTTGCTCAACGGTGCAGACATAGCGGAACGCATGCGTACCTATCTGCCCGATACGGTCGTATGGAAAGGATGTGTCTATATTTCTGCTCGCAAGAGTGCCCCCGGCTTAATCACGCTGGAGGCTGATCGCGAACTTTTCTATTTCGGTTCGGGACTTCCCGAGCAGACGGATGATGAGGTGCGCCTTGCCGAACTGCTTACTGCTGCGGGTATTCGTGCATATAATCCGACCGATATCGATTGGTACATTATGAAGAAATTCATGATGATCTCCGTAACGGCTACCGCTACGGCCTACTTCGACAAACCCATCGGCTCGATTTTAACCGAACACGAACCCGAGCTGCTGTCTTTATTGGAAGAGGTCGCCGAGCTTTTCCGCGCCAAATACGGGCAAGTCCCCGATGATGTAGTCCAACAGCTACTGGACAAACAGCGAAAGATGCCTCCCGAAAGTACTTCTTCTATGCACAGCGATTTCTTGCGGGGCGGATCCACGGAAGTGGAGACGCTGACCGGCTATGTCGTGCGTGAGGCCGAGGCTCTTCGTGTGGATCTGCCGATGTATAAGCGGATGTACAGGGAGTTGGTAAGCCGGACCGCAAACTGA
- a CDS encoding ABC-F family ATP-binding cassette domain-containing protein, producing MITVNDLSVQFGKRILFQDVNLTFTPGNCYGIIGANGAGKSTMLRVISKQLDPTRGTVTLGPGERLSVLSQDHFAFDENTVMDTVLMGHSVLWAIMEEKNALYAKPDFSDEDGTRVAELEDKFAEMEGWNAESDAAMLLSGLGIKEDLHYMLMKDLSGKQKVRVLLARALYGKPDNLLLDEPTNDLDLETVSWLENYLSNFENTVLVVSHDRHFLDSVCTHTVDIDFGKVQQFSGNYSFWYESSQLALRQQQQQNKKAEEKRKELEEFIRRFSANVAKSKQTTSRKKMLEKLNIEEITPSSRRYPGILFTPGREPGNKILEVKGLTKSIEGQLLFRDLNFNVEKDDKIVFISRDPRAMTALFSIINGEMTPDEGTYEWGQTITTAYLPLDNSGYFNTDLNLVEWLSQFAKDTNEVFLKGFLGRMLFSGEEILKKASVLSGGEKMRCMISKMMMLDANTLVLDTPTNHLDLESIQAFNNTLKTYRGNVLFASHDHEFIQTVANRIIELTPNGIIDKIMDYDDYITDPIVAEMRQKLYGQ from the coding sequence ATGATTACAGTCAATGACCTGAGTGTCCAATTCGGCAAGCGAATACTTTTCCAAGACGTAAACCTCACTTTCACTCCCGGCAACTGCTATGGTATCATCGGTGCCAACGGTGCAGGCAAATCCACCATGCTGCGCGTGATCAGCAAGCAGCTTGATCCTACACGCGGGACGGTAACCTTAGGCCCGGGTGAGCGCCTTTCGGTGCTGAGCCAGGATCACTTTGCTTTCGATGAGAATACAGTGATGGATACCGTGCTGATGGGGCACTCCGTCCTCTGGGCTATCATGGAGGAGAAGAATGCGCTCTACGCCAAACCGGACTTCAGCGACGAAGACGGTACACGGGTAGCAGAGCTGGAGGACAAATTCGCCGAAATGGAAGGCTGGAATGCCGAGAGCGATGCAGCCATGTTGCTGAGCGGACTTGGCATCAAAGAGGATCTGCACTATATGCTGATGAAGGATCTGAGCGGAAAGCAAAAGGTGCGTGTGTTACTGGCGCGCGCCCTATACGGTAAGCCCGACAACCTCTTGCTCGACGAGCCAACGAACGACCTCGACCTCGAGACCGTTTCATGGTTGGAAAACTATCTGAGCAACTTCGAAAACACCGTGCTCGTCGTAAGCCACGACCGCCACTTCCTCGATTCGGTCTGTACCCATACGGTGGACATCGACTTCGGCAAGGTACAACAGTTCAGCGGCAACTACAGCTTCTGGTACGAATCCAGCCAGCTCGCTCTGCGCCAGCAACAGCAGCAGAACAAGAAGGCCGAAGAGAAGCGGAAGGAGTTGGAAGAGTTTATCCGCCGCTTCAGTGCGAACGTAGCTAAGAGTAAGCAAACGACGAGTCGCAAGAAGATGCTTGAGAAGCTCAATATCGAAGAGATTACTCCCTCTTCCCGTCGCTATCCGGGTATTCTCTTTACACCCGGTCGCGAACCCGGCAATAAGATTCTGGAAGTAAAGGGGCTGACCAAGAGTATCGAAGGGCAACTTCTTTTCCGTGATCTGAACTTCAATGTCGAAAAGGACGACAAGATTGTCTTTATCAGCCGAGATCCTCGTGCGATGACCGCCCTATTCAGTATTATCAACGGAGAGATGACACCCGATGAAGGTACATACGAATGGGGGCAAACCATTACCACGGCTTATCTGCCACTGGACAATTCGGGCTATTTCAATACAGATCTGAATCTCGTGGAGTGGTTGTCTCAGTTTGCCAAGGATACGAACGAAGTTTTTCTCAAAGGTTTCCTCGGCCGTATGCTGTTCAGCGGAGAGGAGATTCTCAAAAAGGCATCCGTCCTCTCCGGAGGGGAGAAGATGCGTTGTATGATCTCTAAGATGATGATGCTGGATGCCAATACACTCGTTTTGGACACGCCGACCAACCACCTCGACCTCGAGTCCATTCAGGCATTCAACAATACACTCAAGACTTATCGTGGCAATGTCCTCTTCGCCAGTCATGACCATGAGTTTATCCAAACAGTGGCCAACCGTATCATCGAACTGACACCGAATGGGATCATAGACAAGATCATGGACTACGATGACTACATCACCGACCCGATCGTAGCAGAGATGCGCCAAAAGCTTTACGGCCAATAA
- a CDS encoding NAD-dependent epimerase/dehydratase family protein, with protein sequence MANKIKVLLTGAGSTLGREILAQLLTMRKVFEISVLDIKRGHTMAFFEKYKKEIHIFYGDCSIQDNTVEACKGQDFVIHCQSLEKANADKRLRLAEDVNTMGTRYIIENLERFSPGAYLLYISTVGVYGDRLKAPMISADNMTCPSMGDYDALTKLQAEKLVQESSLEWTIYRPGIILGHDSSLLNSSVFCMPLATRFETVHIRDLASACVKAYDHKASLWGRTYNVGGGEACRIVYSDYIRRLFKLLGLGYPEFPDRAFATRNRFGGYFADGDALEAILHFRRHTIEDYFKELAAQQPILKKLANKIFVGVQRKSLEGKSAPLRAIKENDRAKKKYYF encoded by the coding sequence ATGGCTAACAAGATAAAAGTTCTTCTGACAGGAGCCGGCAGCACGCTGGGAAGAGAGATTTTGGCTCAACTCCTTACGATGCGCAAAGTCTTCGAGATTTCCGTTTTGGATATCAAGCGTGGGCATACGATGGCTTTCTTCGAAAAGTATAAGAAGGAGATTCATATTTTCTACGGGGACTGTTCCATACAGGATAATACCGTCGAGGCCTGTAAGGGACAGGATTTTGTGATTCATTGCCAGAGCCTTGAGAAAGCTAATGCGGATAAGCGTCTTCGACTGGCAGAGGACGTCAACACGATGGGTACGCGCTACATCATCGAGAATCTGGAACGCTTCTCCCCGGGCGCCTACCTGCTCTACATTTCCACGGTAGGGGTATATGGCGACAGACTGAAAGCTCCTATGATCAGTGCGGACAATATGACCTGCCCCTCCATGGGCGACTACGATGCTCTGACCAAGTTGCAGGCCGAAAAGCTGGTACAGGAATCCAGCCTCGAATGGACGATCTACCGCCCGGGTATTATCCTCGGGCACGATTCGTCCTTGCTGAACAGCTCTGTATTCTGTATGCCATTGGCCACACGCTTCGAGACCGTCCATATCCGTGATCTTGCCTCTGCCTGCGTGAAGGCATACGATCACAAAGCTTCTCTTTGGGGGCGGACATACAATGTTGGAGGGGGCGAGGCTTGTCGCATCGTTTACTCCGACTATATCCGCCGCCTGTTCAAGTTGCTCGGTCTCGGCTACCCGGAGTTTCCGGACAGGGCGTTTGCCACACGCAATCGCTTTGGAGGATACTTTGCCGATGGGGATGCATTGGAAGCCATCCTGCACTTCCGTCGCCATACGATAGAAGACTACTTCAAGGAGTTGGCAGCCCAACAGCCCATTCTGAAAAAGTTGGCCAATAAGATATTCGTCGGTGTACAGCGCAAGAGTCTGGAGGGGAAAAGTGCTCCGCTTCGGGCGATTAAAGAGAACGACAGAGCCAAAAAGAAGTACTACTTCTGA
- a CDS encoding GlsB/YeaQ/YmgE family stress response membrane protein — MVGSVLGSIVIGALAGYIAGKLRRGKSLGLLLNILIGLVGGVLGGYLLNLIGIYNGGSFLARLATSTLGAIVLLLLADLLSKKR, encoded by the coding sequence ATGGTTGGATCGGTATTGGGTTCGATTGTAATCGGTGCTTTGGCCGGTTATATAGCCGGCAAATTGCGGCGAGGGAAGTCATTGGGCTTGTTGCTCAATATTCTCATCGGTTTGGTGGGTGGAGTCTTGGGCGGATACCTGCTGAATTTGATAGGCATATATAATGGTGGATCTTTCTTGGCGAGGCTTGCTACGTCTACGCTGGGGGCCATCGTTCTACTGCTGCTGGCTGACCTCCTAAGCAAAAAGCGTTGA